The genome window AATAAGAAACTGAACCTTAGGTTTGGACTGAAAACATTTCTTTTTGCAGTGTATTTCACTCTTCTTCTTCCTCCACCTTAGCTCATGCACGCAATCTGAAACCACATTCTATTATTTTTATTTCTATGCAAACCTGCGCAATACATTCaatttgaaatttaaatttgCCTTGACAAGATATTCTGAAAAAGGCTGATGCCCATATTCTTTTTGAACCATATATTGCATTTACCTTTATATATGAAAGAAAGATTTAAATGTAACTTACGGTCAAGTCCATTGATGTACCTCATTGTTATCTCGCAGTGCCCCCAGACTGCACTGACTATTGGGTACAGTTTTTTCCCTTTCAGACTTCTGAAGGCCACACCCAGATATTGTCCATCCACTATGAAACTCAATGTTCCTTCATCCATATCCAAAACCACCAAGAAACTATCTGGCAGCACAAAGGATTCATCTGGTTCCAAAAATACCGGATAGGTTAGTCCTGGCTGATTTTTACTATTGTGATATAGTTTGTTGCGACCCAAGTCCCAGCCCCATGACTCATTGTTACTGCCAACTAAAGAGGTGTATCCCACAGAATGCAATGGAGCTTCAGCTGTTGCCACACCAACTACAGCATGTGTTCCTCTCTGCCTTGTAGGCCAGTGAATCTGCCAGACATGAAGCCCTCTTGTGTACCCAATTTTACCTCGGATACAATCTGTGCTTTGGGCTACTGGATGTCTGTGAAAGGTTACCTTGTCGTCTTCTTTTACAAAAATGTTCAGAGAACGGTCTTCATTGTTCCAGGCATGTTTTAGCTGAACAGCTCGAGAAGCCGATGGCATATCCAGCAGCATGTCAAGCCGAGTTGGTTTGCAAAAGTCAGGACCTCGTAACTCTCGCTTAACTGGCCGGTAGGCTGGTTCCCTCACATCCACAGACTTTATATTCCCTGAGATTTTCTGGCCCATTTCTTGGCTTAAAAACCACCGAGGAGGTTATCTTGGCCTATTGTTACCTCATGTAAGCACTTCAGAGAGAGCCAACAGTATGACAAGCAGACTGATTTATTTCCTCCTTTTGCAGCCAGAGAACAACTTCCTTCAGGGAAAACTCCTGAAAGTGAAAAGAAAGATCAAGTAAGTTCCAACAAGATGTTTTTCCAACATACGATTTTCCTTCTTTTCTTCACGAACATTACATAATCCATCTTGTTTTCAGTTCAATGGAAAGAAATGTATATATGTAGGTCCATAGCTAAAATACATAGGTCCTGTTAGACCTTAACCAGTAAAAGAACTGAAGGGAGGATGTAATTTTCTCACATTACTGTAAGCTCAGACAAAACTTCCTCCGATTCATAATGGGATACAGACATTCTCCACCTTTGCTTGTTCAAGCCTCTCCATATATAGTGTCGGTGAGGAGATCACTAtgcatttttgaaaaattctttCAGACATTTCAACTTTAAATTTTTCATTCATATAGTAAAGAATACTGCTTCTGTGCCAGACAAAACTACTGTGACCTGGATTTTCACTGAGTCAGGTTGACTTGGAAGCCCTTTAAAAATTGCAGGCAAATTTCAATTCTAGGATTCCTGACCGCATTCCCAAGCTGTCCAGATTTTCTGGAGCGCCTTGAAAGAGTGTGGGCCAGTTCCTGTCAAAAGACCTCATCCGGAGATAGGCATGTCCGACACTTCCACAAGAGTCAGGCCAGATTTTTTAAAGAGTCATGGTTCACAGCTCCTCAAGGGAATGGTGAACTATAGTCTGTATGAGATCACCTTTTAAAGACCAGTTTAAAATGTTCACCTCATGCCCTCTATGCCAAACTCTGTCCTCCCCATGACAAGCTTGGCCCTTCCATCCACCCCTCCTGGTCCCATGTCCTTCCCATGCCAAGTTATGACACTTTCATGGCTATTAACTCACTCTGTGTTCGTGTATACACTACCAGACTCTATGGTATCAACCTACAATATTTTCTCTGGGACGCAGCTATTT of Mustelus asterias chromosome 3, sMusAst1.hap1.1, whole genome shotgun sequence contains these proteins:
- the spsb4a gene encoding SPRY domain-containing SOCS box protein 4a isoform X1, which gives rise to MGQKISGNIKSVDVREPAYRPVKRELRGPDFCKPTRLDMLLDMPSASRAVQLKHAWNNEDRSLNIFVKEDDKVTFHRHPVAQSTDCIRGKIGYTRGLHVWQIHWPTRQRGTHAVVGVATAEAPLHSVGYTSLVGSNNESWGWDLGRNKLYHNSKNQPGLTYPVFLEPDESFVLPDSFLVVLDMDEGTLSFIVDGQYLGVAFRSLKGKKLYPIVSAVWGHCEITMRYINGLDQALSGIRLLKTFVWYHIFTEPLPLMDLCRRSIRLSLGKERLHEIETLPMPVSLKNYLQYQ
- the spsb4a gene encoding SPRY domain-containing SOCS box protein 4a isoform X2 — protein: MGQKISGNIKSVDVREPAYRPVKRELRGPDFCKPTRLDMLLDMPSASRAVQLKHAWNNEDRSLNIFVKEDDKVTFHRHPVAQSTDCIRGKIGYTRGLHVWQIHWPTRQRGTHAVVGVATAEAPLHSVGYTSLVGSNNESWGWDLGRNKLYHNSKNQPGLTYPVFLEPDESFVLPDSFLVVLDMDEGTLSFIVDGQYLGVAFRSLKGKKLYPIVSAVWGHCEITMRYINGLDPEPLPLMDLCRRSIRLSLGKERLHEIETLPMPVSLKNYLQYQ
- the spsb4a gene encoding SPRY domain-containing SOCS box protein 4a isoform X3; the protein is MGQKISGNIKSVDVREPAYRPVKRELRGPDFCKPTRLDMLLDMPSASRAVQLKHAWNNEDRSLNIFVKEDDKVTFHRHPVAQSTDCIRGKIGYTRGLHVWQIHWPTRQRGTHAVVGVATAEAPLHSVGYTSLVGSNNESWGWDLGRNKLYHNSKNQPGLTYPVFLEPDESFVLPDSFLVVLDMDEGTLSFIVDGQYLGVAFRSLKGKKLYPIVSAVWGHCEITMRYINGLDLLPAIDALPGTLNHCL
- the spsb4a gene encoding SPRY domain-containing SOCS box protein 4a isoform X4, which codes for MGQKISGNIKSVDVREPAYRPVKRELRGPDFCKPTRLDMLLDMPSASRAVQLKHAWNNEDRSLNIFVKEDDKVTFHRHPVAQSTDCIRGKIGYTRGLHVWQIHWPTRQRGTHAVVGVATAEAPLHSVGYTSLVGSNNESWGWDLGRNKLYHNSKNQPGLTYPVFLEPDESFVLPDSFLVVLDMDEGTLSFIVDGQYLGVAFRSLKGKKLYPIVSAVWGHCEITMRYINGLDLQRECDARFR